The segment AGCTGGTACCGAGGGTCTTTCCAGGCAATCCTGCAGCACAAGGCCCTGTAAGATCTAAGGGCAGTCATCCCTTGCTTTCCTTTGTCCCCATCCCAGACCCCAGGAGGGATCAGAGCCAAGGGGCatgtcctggctcctgctgccccatggCAGCCCAAGGCACAGTGCACTCACGGTCACAGCGCCATGAGGTGGTTGCTCTGTCCCGGGGACCAgagcagaaggcagagctgcccacGCCAACTCCGGGGACCGTTCCTGAGCACCCTCGCAGGCAGATTCATCCTCACAAAGCCCCTCTCCATAACACCAGTTGCCAGAAGGCTCTTCCTCCGAGCTCTCTGGCCTCCCTAGCCCTTCAGGCTTCTCCACAGTGGCTGGTTcctcctgagcctgcagcacctccaggttGGTCCCAGCCAGGACATCGGAGCGGGCCAAGGGGGTCTCGGCATCACCCTTGGGCAGTCCCCCCTCGTAGCATAGGAGGCTCAGCAAGTCCTCCCGGTCAGCCTCGGCCAAGAGCAGCCCGTGGCAGGGCCGCTCGCAGGcggagtgctgggggcagcagggatgcgTGGCCAGGCCCCGGCCCGTGGCCACGTGCAGTGGGCACGGCCGGCACCTGCCCGGGCACTgcccgcggccccggcgggcACCAGCGCCCGGGGGGGATGGCGAGCCCTGTTCTGGGGCGGACGAGCGGTCGCGGAGCTTGGGGTCGAGGGTCTCGAGCTGAGCCAACAGCCCCTGGATCTCCGAAGGTTCGTCCTCCACATCCTCGCTCCACTCGGTGCTGcccgggcgggcgcggggctcGGGGAGCTCATCCAGCTCCATGCTCGCGGGTTCGGCGCTGCTGGGGGTCTGCGGGCGCCCCCTGCCCCGAGGGGCGCTCTCGGCGCTGGGGTCCCAGGGGGCAGAGCCCAGCGGCACCTCGGGCATCGCCTCCTCTTCCATCGCTCTTCCCGAGCCCCGGCACAGCTCGGTCCGTCCGCCCGCGCCTCCCGCGAGCTCCGGGGCTGCGGCGGGCCCCGACGCCTCCGGTCCGGAGCCGCTGCCGGGCTGTGGGGCCGTATGGGAGGGCTCCTCCGGCCGGCCGCCCCCCGCACAGCGCCCAGGGGTGCCCGGCCCGTCCTCCGTGTCCATGGCCCGAAGCTCCGCGGTCTCatcgctgccgccgccagggGCAGGGAGCGCGGCTCCCTGGAAGTCCATGGTAGTGCCGCTATCCATAGGGCCGGCAGCCCGGGAGGGGCGCGGCCCGGGTGGACTCAATCACTACCGGCCCCTCCGGCCGGGACAGGACAGGACGGTCCCGACGTCATTTCCGCTCGCCCCGCGCAGGCGCGAGCGCGGCGCCGCCCCGGTCCCGTGCCCATGGCTGCCCGCGGGCTGCTGCGGGCGGTGGGAGCCGTGCTGCGCGCCCCGGCCCGCGGCTACGCCAAGAAACCCGGTGAGGCTCGCACAAGCACCGGCCCCGGGCCACGCTCCTCggtctctgtcccctgtgttccctgtgtgtccccccaTGTGTCACTCCGTCCCTCCATGCCCCGGTGCCGCGCTTCTCGCCTCGGGTACTTGCCCTGCCCGCTCTCTGGCCCCGTGTTCCGGTCCCCGTCCTCGGCCCCGCGCCCTCCCGGTGGTGATGCCGCTCCAGCTCCATTCCTCTTGTCCCCgacccctgcccctgcccctgctcctgctcccgcTCCGCGATGGCCCTGCCCTCGAGTCCCCATCCCTTCTCGTgtctgtgtccttgtcccccgGTGCACCCCCTGCCCTCACCCTGCCCTTACCCTGCCCTTTCCCCCACAGCCGCCAAGTCCAAAGGCAAGGGAGTGCCGAAGGAGGCGTTGAAAGGGCCGGAGGTGTGCACGGACCCCACCATGCTCGCTACCCATGCCATGGGGGTCAACTACTTCAAGGAGGGTCCGGAGGTGGCCCTGAAGCCCGACTCCGAGTACCCCGACTGGTGCGTGCTGCCCCATTCCCCCCTCTGTCCCAACAGAGTTGCCGTTccaggggcacagagctgtgtgagagggacagggaagtGTTTGGCGAGGAGGCAGACTACCCTTCTGCAACCCAAACACCTTCCCCAGGGTCAGGAGACAGGGGTGGCTGGTCACTCATGCGCATTGCTGCATCCGGTGCTTGTCCCTTTGTCCTCTTTCCCACAGCCTCACATCCTCTGTATTCACCCTCAGGCTCTTTAAGATCCACCTTGGGCCCCCCAagaagctggaggagctggaccCTGACTCGCTCGAGTATTGGAGGCGCCTGCGGAAGTACAACACATGGCAGCGCAACAGGTTGAAGAAGGGCAAGAAGCTGTAGGTGTTTCTGAGCTTGGGGCTTCTCTGTGTGCCAGCACATGTGGCACTGGGACCTGCACTGGCTTTTGGTCTATTTTGCTTGctgtaaataagaaataaatctcTAGAGAGGCTGGTATTTGTTATAAAGGCTGTGACAAACCCAGACCCCATGCAAACTTTGTGCGAGTCTCCTCCATGCCAAGGGCTGAGGCAACACAGGCTGCAAGGTCTCAATGCGTTTGTTAAAACAGAGGCTCAGGTTCTGGGTCGTAAAGAGAGCCCACACTGCGCACGCGTCCTGCTCCCTGTTCCATCACCAGCTGTaccacagcagctggggctgggagctccatggggatgtggggaggggaATGACCCACCCATGTCACTGCATCCCTGTTCTGTGGGGCAGCGGGCAaggtgagggaggggacacGGTGGCCCTTTGCAGTGTCACCCAACACCACgctctctttttctcctccagcagcaggagcagcaggtgctgggatGCCAGGGCTTGTCTGGGCTGGACAGTGAAGGCAGGGTCTTTCCCACAGCAATTGGAGCCTCACTGACCTATCTCTGCTTCTCCTTGGGCAAAGCAGCTTCCCCTGGCCTTGGTTCTTGGTTGGGCACACCTGGCAGATGCCTCTGTCACCTCAGTTCAGCTGCACCCTGGACTCACTGCCTTGCAGCTCCTTCTGGGCTAGAATTGGGCTCAGGGGAAAAAGGCATCTGTGGGGTTCCTGCAGTGAGGAAGGGACAGTGGAGCCTCTGCCTGGCCTGGGGTGgcccctgtgctgtgtgccctgtaacagggccaggctgtgcccagctctcctggggctgt is part of the Catharus ustulatus isolate bCatUst1 chromosome 29, bCatUst1.pri.v2, whole genome shotgun sequence genome and harbors:
- the MRPL54 gene encoding 39S ribosomal protein L54, mitochondrial: MAARGLLRAVGAVLRAPARGYAKKPAAKSKGKGVPKEALKGPEVCTDPTMLATHAMGVNYFKEGPEVALKPDSEYPDWLFKIHLGPPKKLEELDPDSLEYWRRLRKYNTWQRNRLKKGKKL
- the APBA3 gene encoding amyloid-beta A4 precursor protein-binding family A member 3 isoform X2, which gives rise to MDSGTTMDFQGAALPAPGGGSDETAELRAMDTEDGPGTPGRCAGGGRPEEPSHTAPQPGSGSGPEASGPAAAPELAGGAGGRTELCRGSGRAMEEEAMPEVPLGSAPWDPSAESAPRGRGRPQTPSSAEPASMELDELPEPRARPGSTEWSEDVEDEPSEIQGLLAQLETLDPKLRDRSSAPEQGSPSPPGAGARRGRGQCPGRCRPCPLHVATGRGLATHPCCPQHSACERPCHGLLLAEADREDLLSLLCYEGGLPKGDAETPLARSDVLAGTNLEVLQAQEEPATVEKPEGLGRPESSEEEPSGNWCYGEGLCEDESACEGAQERSPELAWAALPSALVPGTEQPPHGAVTNRGSPSSCPAFKDVPGPCDPEDLLDGVIFGAKYLGSTQLASERNPPTSVRMAQAQEAVNRIKAPEGESQPMTEVDLFVSTQRIKVLTADTQEAMMDHSLQTISYIADIGSLVVLMARRKLPRRSEVAEEKRLYKMICHVFHSADVCIRKQKGEILGIAIVESGWGSILPTVVIANLMHGGPAERSGELSIGDRLMSVNGTSLVGLPLGTCQTIIRELKHQTEVTLNIVHCPPVTTAVIRRPDSKYQLGFCVENGVICSLMRGGIAERGGIRVGHRIIEINGQSVVATPHEKIIQILTEAVSEVHIKTMPASTYRLLTGQEQPLFL